A single Curtobacterium sp. MCSS17_015 DNA region contains:
- a CDS encoding YceI family protein, whose protein sequence is MTSVPDRPTPRRRLLTWLVIAVVVLVVAVVAVVVGTRAYTSTENAKASATPTVAATRAPSTLEPQDLSGEWTIGDGSEAGYRVHEVLNGSDVTVTGRTSSVTGTATVDGTTISAATITVQVGDIATDSEQRDSYFRDSALDTQAFPTATFTLTEPIEDAVPSGDATTEVQATGTLDLHGVTKPVTATLQVGLSGDGVDVSGTIPITFSDYSVQAPNLGFVKVDDAGAVELLVHATPAS, encoded by the coding sequence GTGACCTCAGTACCGGACCGTCCCACGCCCCGCCGCCGCCTCCTGACGTGGCTCGTCATCGCCGTCGTCGTCCTGGTCGTCGCGGTCGTCGCGGTCGTCGTCGGCACCCGCGCGTACACGTCGACCGAGAACGCGAAGGCCTCCGCCACGCCCACCGTAGCCGCCACCCGTGCCCCCTCCACCCTCGAGCCGCAGGACCTGTCCGGCGAGTGGACGATCGGCGACGGGTCCGAGGCGGGCTACCGCGTGCACGAGGTCCTGAACGGCTCCGACGTCACCGTCACGGGCCGTACGTCGAGCGTCACCGGCACGGCCACCGTCGACGGGACGACGATCAGCGCGGCCACGATCACGGTGCAGGTCGGCGACATCGCCACCGACTCGGAGCAGCGCGACTCGTACTTCCGCGACTCGGCGCTCGACACCCAGGCGTTCCCGACCGCCACCTTCACGCTCACCGAGCCGATCGAGGACGCGGTCCCGTCGGGCGACGCGACCACCGAGGTACAGGCCACCGGCACGCTCGATCTGCACGGCGTCACGAAGCCGGTCACCGCGACGCTGCAGGTCGGGCTCAGCGGCGACGGCGTGGACGTCTCCGGCACGATCCCCATCACGTTCTCGGACTACTCCGTGCAGGCACCGAACCTCGGGTTCGTCAAGGTCGACGACGCGGGTGCGGTCGAGCTCCTCGTGCACGCCACACCGGCGTCCTGA
- a CDS encoding thiamine-binding protein, whose amino-acid sequence MIVAFSIAPSGGPAATEDGSVHDAVAAAVRVVRESGLPNRTSSMFTEIEGEWDEVFDVVKRATEAVAPFGTRISLVLKADIRSGRTGEIDGKLERLEAALGD is encoded by the coding sequence ATGATCGTCGCATTCTCCATCGCCCCGTCCGGCGGACCCGCTGCGACCGAGGACGGCTCCGTGCACGACGCCGTCGCCGCGGCCGTCCGGGTCGTCCGCGAGTCCGGACTGCCGAACCGCACCTCGTCGATGTTCACCGAGATCGAGGGGGAGTGGGACGAGGTGTTCGACGTCGTCAAGCGGGCGACCGAGGCCGTCGCGCCGTTCGGCACTCGCATCTCACTCGTGCTCAAGGCGGACATCCGGTCGGGGCGCACGGGGGAGATCGACGGGAAGCTCGAGCGGCTCGAGGCGGCGCTCGGGGACTGA
- a CDS encoding MFS transporter: protein MSQLTPARRTLAILALALGGFAIGTTEFVAMGLLPNIAEALLPGQYAADPEGGVAHAGWLVSAYALGVVVGAPTIAAMSARFPRKGLLMVLLIGFAVATVASAVLPSFGLVVVARFVAGLPHGAYFGIASIVAGDIMGPGKRGKGIALVLLGLSVANVVGVPAVTWIGQVASWRVAYGVVAALFALTFLAVSAFVPRSARDVHATIGRELRVFRLPQAWIVMSLGAVGFGGFFAVYSYISPLVQNVTGLSESTVPLVLVVVGLGMVVGGLLGGFLADHSVKATIFVGLFALIGALLVTVLTAQWVVGLFVGAFLLGATSSAIPPAVQSRLMDIAGDARTIAAALNHSAFNLGNSLGAALGGAVIAAGFGFLAPGWLGIGLALLGVVVAVISYAVEGRSKRRAAALRTAGASTGPIREVVSTH from the coding sequence ATGTCGCAGCTCACGCCAGCCCGCCGCACGCTCGCCATCCTCGCCCTCGCGCTCGGTGGGTTCGCCATCGGCACGACGGAGTTCGTCGCGATGGGTCTGCTGCCGAACATCGCCGAGGCGCTCCTGCCCGGGCAGTACGCGGCCGACCCGGAGGGCGGCGTAGCGCACGCAGGGTGGCTCGTGAGCGCGTACGCCCTCGGTGTGGTCGTCGGAGCGCCGACGATCGCCGCGATGTCGGCCAGGTTCCCCCGCAAGGGCTTGCTCATGGTGCTGCTGATCGGGTTCGCGGTCGCGACGGTCGCCAGTGCGGTGTTGCCGTCCTTCGGGCTCGTCGTCGTCGCACGCTTCGTCGCCGGACTCCCGCACGGCGCGTACTTCGGCATCGCCTCGATCGTCGCCGGCGACATCATGGGCCCGGGGAAGCGCGGCAAGGGCATCGCGCTCGTGCTCCTCGGCCTCTCCGTCGCGAACGTCGTCGGCGTCCCCGCGGTCACGTGGATCGGGCAGGTCGCGAGCTGGCGGGTCGCCTACGGCGTCGTCGCCGCCCTGTTCGCCCTGACCTTCCTCGCGGTCTCCGCGTTCGTGCCCCGCAGCGCGCGGGACGTCCACGCGACCATCGGCCGCGAGCTCCGCGTCTTCCGACTGCCGCAGGCCTGGATCGTGATGAGCCTCGGCGCGGTCGGGTTCGGCGGGTTCTTCGCCGTCTACTCGTACATCTCGCCGCTCGTACAGAACGTCACCGGGTTGTCGGAGTCCACCGTTCCCCTGGTGCTCGTCGTCGTCGGGCTCGGCATGGTCGTCGGCGGGCTGCTCGGTGGGTTCCTGGCCGACCACAGCGTGAAGGCCACCATCTTCGTGGGGCTCTTCGCCCTCATCGGCGCGCTGCTCGTGACGGTGCTCACCGCGCAGTGGGTCGTCGGGCTCTTCGTCGGTGCGTTCCTGCTCGGAGCGACCTCGTCCGCGATCCCGCCGGCGGTGCAGTCCCGCCTGATGGACATCGCCGGCGACGCCCGGACCATCGCGGCAGCGCTCAACCACTCGGCGTTCAACCTCGGCAACTCGCTCGGCGCGGCCCTCGGCGGGGCGGTCATCGCGGCCGGCTTCGGGTTCCTCGCGCCGGGGTGGCTCGGCATCGGTCTGGCGCTGCTCGGCGTCGTCGTCGCGGTGATCAGCTACGCGGTGGAGGGCCGCTCGAAGCGTCGCGCAGCGGCGCTGCGGACGGCGGGCGCGAGCACCGGCCCGATCCGCGAGGTCGTGTCCACGCACTGA
- a CDS encoding DUF6531 domain-containing protein — MTAPTDLSAFALPDLTYDFADADSVARACDAAQSAVAFDSSSRAALVLLGGTDFAGDFAETFRANAAIAQEDSRELTTKLGEIAQGIRRLSEAAREENARRRDARAWRDRVLARRADAVDSTWDRIFGEEPPPSSGKLDAPAFPETSYAPRARNTPSAGGGPGRGGGISSARPENLRSFASGSASSNGQLSALPGRIESAMASFAQTCDFGTVDVAPVLRGFRAWLDANDGDVRWANTIAAAFDAAGSRGAVVSVADSSLAAALHAAGLSQTRTDLNFGEPSLFGAVPTSGFAADPVNTATGNFIEVEHDIAFEGTALALDLTRTYNSFDTVGGVFGPGWSSVLDMRLELLDDHIAMVTDDGRRITFPTRGSSGVRAVGENLWLATEPAIASGSASSTTPDETVLVVRDNAGAWWSFAMTGAWLASGTGVRAAVTAGRDRDGRLVRLEHRRGRAVAFVQADGLVRSARSSDGRTVTYE; from the coding sequence GTGACTGCACCAACAGACCTGTCGGCATTCGCATTGCCCGACCTCACGTACGACTTCGCCGATGCCGACTCGGTCGCACGGGCCTGTGACGCCGCGCAGTCCGCGGTCGCCTTCGACTCGTCGTCACGAGCTGCCCTGGTCCTGCTCGGTGGCACGGACTTCGCGGGCGATTTCGCGGAGACGTTCCGGGCGAACGCCGCCATCGCGCAGGAGGACTCGCGCGAACTCACCACCAAGCTTGGAGAGATCGCACAGGGAATCCGGCGACTGAGCGAGGCCGCGCGCGAAGAGAACGCTCGTCGCCGCGACGCACGTGCTTGGCGTGATCGCGTGCTGGCGCGCAGAGCGGACGCCGTCGACAGCACCTGGGACCGAATCTTCGGCGAGGAACCGCCTCCGAGCAGCGGGAAACTCGATGCTCCGGCGTTCCCCGAGACGAGCTACGCACCGAGGGCCAGGAACACGCCGTCCGCCGGGGGCGGTCCGGGGCGCGGTGGTGGGATCTCGTCCGCGCGCCCGGAGAACCTCCGGTCGTTCGCCTCGGGGTCCGCGTCTTCGAACGGTCAGCTCAGCGCCCTGCCCGGACGAATCGAGAGCGCGATGGCCTCCTTCGCGCAGACGTGCGACTTCGGAACCGTCGACGTGGCACCCGTGCTCCGCGGTTTCCGCGCCTGGTTGGACGCCAACGACGGTGACGTGCGGTGGGCGAACACGATCGCGGCGGCCTTCGACGCCGCCGGCTCGCGCGGAGCGGTCGTCAGCGTCGCCGACAGTTCGCTGGCGGCAGCACTGCATGCTGCCGGGTTGAGCCAGACGCGGACGGATCTTAACTTCGGGGAGCCCAGCTTGTTCGGCGCCGTGCCCACGAGCGGGTTCGCGGCCGATCCGGTCAACACCGCGACGGGCAACTTCATCGAGGTGGAGCACGACATCGCGTTCGAGGGGACCGCGTTGGCGCTCGACCTCACCCGGACCTACAACTCCTTCGACACCGTCGGCGGGGTGTTCGGCCCCGGGTGGTCATCCGTGCTCGACATGCGCCTCGAACTCCTCGACGACCACATCGCGATGGTGACTGACGACGGTCGGCGGATCACGTTCCCGACCCGGGGCTCCTCGGGTGTCCGGGCCGTCGGCGAGAACCTGTGGTTGGCCACCGAGCCCGCAATCGCGTCTGGATCTGCATCGAGTACGACCCCGGACGAGACGGTGCTCGTCGTCCGTGACAACGCCGGAGCCTGGTGGTCGTTCGCGATGACCGGCGCATGGCTCGCCTCCGGGACGGGGGTCCGTGCGGCGGTCACCGCCGGTCGCGACCGAGACGGCAGACTGGTCCGGCTCGAGCACCGCCGCGGACGGGCCGTCGCCTTCGTCCAGGCCGACGGTCTAGTCCGCTCGGCCCGGTCGTCGGACGGCCGCACGGTGACGTACGAGTAG
- a CDS encoding RHS repeat-associated core domain-containing protein encodes MTGPSGTRSYTWDQDRRIERVTAADGVVECVNTYDEHGRVLRQATPHGRTLRFAYLPGRVTSVSDEDGANANTWMSDRHGRVVGIVDSDGHRQSLSRDEHGNLVASTTREGSVTVHAYDDRGRLVRTVAADGTDTTVSYDKQDRVRRIERDGRVVTFEHAGPSARFPSAVADERGAAFTLTWDDDLLVRMEDPAGVVVAYEYDRAGDLVAVRDALGGTTRIDRDPAGRVAATTTPLGHRTRFTYDDAGRATSREDPAGAVWTFERDAGGRVGAIVDPLGGRTTQEHGPSGDVSSTTDPLGRTTELRYDRLGNLSAVVLPDGARWDLLHDALSRLQEVSDPAGGRWRREHDAVGRPTARVDPSGVRSVVELIDGDPRVDGSPSAPSFEFDLANRVVAGTSSLGDRTAIEYDACGRLAAWTEADGGRTTLRYDADSRLIERVEPSGAVTMFEYDACARVVCEHVPGVGTTRYGHDLTGRLAWIDDPRNGRRTVARDAAGQMVAVNDGLGRTTAFDHDAVGQVTQTTPPSGEHTRTDHTPLGQVSRTTDPLDRTVVSTRDPTGRLSTRTDPDGHTTAWVRDAAGRLSEVRHDDRLVASIARNAEERSVTITDLTHPDGTPTFHRLEYGARGELLRRATTRAGRSTTTRWEYDTAGNQRAVITPDGVRTEFDRGRGGILKAIRRSDFPEATFRHDGEGRLTGAFAGALAQAWEYEDGFLISHSSDGSKTVLERDDRGRLTAVRTPDSEAVRYEYDAASQLLAAHDGSSVSTWSYDESGRLVDEHRAADRYSYSHDVAGALLQAERHGDAPSVVRFAYDGLGRRVRAESDEVTMSYVWDELGHLRTVMREDSTGSERTALWVNALGELAEVNGTTLSWDPTTPVPTLMSVGDAPVVTAPGLLGVDGTWTPVGWRRARSTQRADPWTATAAVTAGGLPDGIGVSPTGTVVVGGLEFTGARMYDPSVRSFLSPDPLPAVVGAAWFDNPYAYAGNDPVNQIDPSGLRPITDAELAAYGAGRQGLLGIAHRLSNNGAFAMDGDVHVSHALSWLLGMSLLDPSPGPGFWLGLLSPMPAIGIPIGMAADFYAGTVLTSGQGEMLFGWATGTSPRTLVYGSDSKMTQSVREQLPADQRERIIRDLKAGEPVASGYGYNAESPGLDNPNFVRDLVTVATWPIAPEEHRTLLALGSYEVEARVVSRDVGGAAVVEYTATNETTLGSFLRGLPGPSYEDLNRMAGDHGPMSRVTERFTWKEEVQW; translated from the coding sequence GTGACGGGTCCGAGTGGCACCCGGTCGTACACGTGGGATCAGGATCGCCGGATCGAGCGGGTCACGGCAGCGGACGGCGTCGTCGAGTGCGTCAACACCTACGACGAGCACGGCCGGGTGCTCCGCCAGGCAACCCCGCACGGCCGGACATTGCGCTTCGCTTATCTGCCCGGACGCGTCACCTCCGTCTCCGACGAGGACGGCGCGAACGCGAACACGTGGATGTCCGACCGGCACGGACGGGTGGTCGGGATCGTCGACTCCGACGGTCACCGTCAGTCCCTGAGCCGCGACGAGCACGGGAACCTCGTAGCGTCGACCACTCGTGAGGGTTCGGTCACCGTTCACGCCTACGACGACCGGGGTCGGCTCGTCAGGACCGTGGCAGCGGACGGGACCGACACGACAGTGTCCTACGACAAGCAGGACCGCGTGCGGCGGATCGAGCGCGACGGCCGGGTCGTCACGTTCGAGCATGCCGGGCCGTCCGCCCGATTCCCCTCGGCCGTCGCCGACGAGCGCGGAGCCGCATTCACCCTGACGTGGGACGACGACCTGCTCGTCCGGATGGAGGACCCTGCGGGCGTCGTCGTCGCGTACGAGTACGACCGCGCCGGTGACCTGGTCGCCGTGCGGGACGCTCTCGGCGGCACGACCAGGATCGACCGTGACCCGGCCGGTCGGGTCGCAGCGACCACCACCCCGCTGGGTCACCGCACCCGCTTCACCTACGACGACGCCGGCCGCGCGACGTCCCGCGAGGACCCCGCCGGCGCCGTGTGGACGTTCGAGCGGGACGCCGGTGGCCGCGTCGGTGCCATCGTCGATCCGCTCGGTGGCAGGACGACCCAAGAACATGGTCCGAGCGGCGATGTGTCTAGCACGACCGACCCACTCGGACGGACGACCGAGCTACGGTACGACCGTCTCGGCAACCTCAGCGCGGTCGTCCTGCCGGACGGCGCGCGCTGGGATCTGTTGCATGACGCTCTCTCGCGACTGCAGGAGGTCTCGGACCCGGCAGGAGGCCGATGGCGCCGGGAACACGACGCCGTCGGGCGTCCAACCGCTCGGGTCGACCCCAGCGGCGTCCGGTCCGTCGTCGAGTTGATCGACGGTGACCCGAGGGTCGACGGGTCACCGTCTGCTCCGTCCTTCGAGTTTGACCTCGCGAACCGTGTCGTTGCTGGGACGTCTTCGCTCGGTGACCGGACGGCGATCGAGTACGACGCTTGCGGTCGGCTGGCCGCATGGACCGAAGCGGACGGCGGCCGGACCACGCTCCGGTACGACGCCGACTCCCGCCTCATAGAGCGCGTGGAGCCGTCCGGTGCCGTCACCATGTTCGAGTACGACGCGTGTGCTCGGGTCGTCTGTGAGCATGTCCCGGGTGTGGGTACGACCCGGTACGGCCACGACCTGACCGGGCGACTGGCCTGGATCGACGACCCCCGGAACGGACGGCGCACGGTCGCTCGCGACGCCGCCGGTCAGATGGTCGCCGTCAACGACGGGCTCGGTCGGACCACCGCATTCGATCACGACGCCGTCGGACAGGTGACGCAGACGACGCCCCCTTCCGGCGAGCACACCCGCACCGACCACACGCCCCTCGGTCAGGTGTCGAGGACGACCGACCCGTTGGACCGGACGGTCGTCTCGACTCGGGACCCGACCGGACGGTTGTCCACCCGCACGGACCCCGACGGACACACGACGGCCTGGGTGCGCGATGCGGCCGGTCGGCTGTCGGAGGTGCGTCACGACGACCGACTCGTCGCGAGCATCGCACGGAACGCCGAGGAACGGTCGGTGACGATCACTGACCTGACGCACCCCGACGGCACGCCCACCTTCCACCGTCTGGAGTACGGCGCAAGGGGCGAGCTCCTCCGACGCGCCACGACGCGTGCCGGTCGGAGCACGACGACCCGGTGGGAGTACGACACCGCGGGCAACCAGCGCGCAGTGATCACCCCGGACGGGGTGCGGACCGAGTTCGACCGTGGTCGCGGTGGCATCTTGAAGGCTATCCGTCGGTCGGACTTCCCGGAGGCGACGTTCCGGCACGACGGGGAAGGTCGACTGACCGGCGCCTTCGCTGGAGCGCTCGCCCAGGCGTGGGAGTACGAGGACGGGTTCCTTATCAGCCACTCCTCCGACGGCAGCAAGACCGTCCTCGAGCGCGATGACCGCGGGCGTCTGACAGCCGTTCGCACCCCGGACAGCGAGGCCGTGCGGTACGAGTACGACGCGGCCTCGCAGCTCCTCGCCGCCCATGACGGGTCCTCGGTGTCGACCTGGAGCTACGACGAGTCCGGTCGGCTCGTCGACGAGCACCGGGCCGCTGACCGGTACTCGTACTCGCACGACGTAGCCGGAGCGCTCCTGCAGGCCGAACGCCACGGCGACGCTCCTTCAGTCGTCCGGTTTGCGTACGACGGCCTCGGTCGGCGGGTCCGAGCCGAGTCGGACGAGGTCACGATGTCGTACGTGTGGGACGAGCTGGGTCATCTCCGCACCGTCATGCGCGAGGACAGCACCGGCAGCGAGCGCACCGCCCTCTGGGTGAACGCTCTCGGGGAACTCGCCGAGGTCAACGGCACCACGCTCAGCTGGGATCCCACGACCCCGGTGCCGACCCTGATGTCGGTCGGCGACGCACCTGTCGTGACGGCACCCGGCCTCCTGGGCGTCGACGGAACTTGGACGCCCGTCGGCTGGCGGCGAGCGCGCTCGACACAGCGCGCGGACCCGTGGACGGCGACGGCCGCCGTCACGGCTGGGGGCCTCCCGGACGGCATCGGGGTCAGCCCGACCGGGACCGTCGTGGTCGGCGGACTCGAGTTCACGGGTGCGCGCATGTACGACCCGTCGGTGCGCTCGTTCCTCTCCCCCGACCCGCTGCCTGCAGTGGTGGGTGCGGCGTGGTTTGACAACCCGTACGCATACGCCGGCAACGACCCGGTGAACCAGATCGACCCTTCTGGCCTCCGCCCGATCACAGACGCGGAGTTGGCCGCCTACGGTGCCGGGCGCCAGGGGCTCCTCGGTATCGCGCACCGGTTGTCGAACAACGGCGCGTTCGCCATGGACGGGGATGTCCATGTTTCGCATGCGCTGTCTTGGCTGCTCGGCATGTCCCTCCTCGACCCCTCGCCCGGTCCCGGGTTCTGGCTCGGGCTCTTGAGCCCCATGCCCGCGATCGGGATCCCCATCGGTATGGCGGCCGACTTCTACGCCGGGACCGTTCTGACGAGCGGGCAGGGTGAAATGCTCTTCGGATGGGCGACGGGTACGTCGCCCAGGACCCTGGTCTACGGGTCGGACAGCAAGATGACGCAGTCCGTGCGAGAGCAGTTGCCGGCCGACCAGCGTGAGAGGATCATCCGTGACTTGAAGGCTGGCGAGCCGGTGGCATCTGGATACGGTTACAACGCCGAGTCTCCCGGACTCGACAATCCGAACTTCGTACGAGACCTCGTGACGGTCGCCACCTGGCCCATCGCTCCGGAGGAGCATCGAACGCTTCTCGCGCTCGGCTCGTACGAAGTTGAGGCCCGTGTTGTGAGTCGCGATGTGGGTGGAGCTGCTGTTGTCGAGTACACCGCAACCAACGAGACGACTTTGGGCTCCTTCCTCCGGGGGCTTCCCGGTCCCAGCTACGAAGATCTCAATCGAATGGCAGGAGATCACGGGCCTATGTCGCGAGTGACCGAGCGGTTCACTTGGAAAGAGGAAGTGCAATGGTGA
- a CDS encoding response regulator transcription factor, whose translation MATPAEPIRLALVDDHRMLLSALTEWIRNAADDIQMVTAVTTWPELLTSPGFPVDVVLLDLDLKDSIPVSLKISTLKTAGVKTVVMSTYSEPNVVREALGAGALGYLVKSEDAAMIVEAIRSAQRGEQYVSAELDLAINSGDVGGVPKLSAQERRVMALYGGGEPVKSVAYQLGISEETAKSYLKRIREKYRVAGFDVGTKVALRKRAITDGIIVQDGTPHGL comes from the coding sequence ATGGCGACTCCAGCGGAACCGATCAGACTCGCACTCGTCGACGACCACCGGATGCTCCTCAGCGCCCTGACCGAGTGGATCCGCAACGCCGCCGACGACATCCAGATGGTCACCGCGGTCACCACGTGGCCCGAGCTGCTCACCAGCCCGGGGTTCCCGGTCGACGTCGTGCTCCTCGACCTCGACCTCAAGGACTCCATCCCGGTGTCGCTGAAGATCTCGACGCTGAAGACCGCCGGCGTGAAGACCGTCGTGATGAGCACGTACTCGGAGCCCAACGTCGTCCGCGAGGCACTCGGTGCCGGTGCCCTCGGCTACCTCGTCAAGAGTGAGGACGCGGCCATGATCGTCGAGGCGATCCGGTCGGCACAGCGGGGCGAGCAGTACGTCTCCGCCGAACTCGACCTCGCCATCAACTCCGGCGACGTCGGTGGCGTCCCGAAGCTCAGCGCGCAGGAGCGTCGTGTGATGGCGCTCTACGGCGGTGGGGAGCCGGTGAAGAGCGTGGCGTACCAACTCGGCATCTCCGAGGAGACCGCGAAGAGCTACCTCAAGCGCATCCGCGAGAAGTACCGGGTCGCCGGCTTCGACGTGGGCACGAAGGTCGCGCTCCGGAAGCGGGCGATCACCGACGGCATCATCGTCCAGGACGGCACCCCGCACGGGCTGTAG
- a CDS encoding glycosyltransferase family 87 protein: MRRNPWPEIVAFVVAFAAVHALLWTLTLVVPNQPIGDVTITYRRWIESGHASHFWVGIDAAWVYPILAIVPMAAASLGGTAAIGTGWLLLMVLLHAVVCAVLWRYRAFGVRVVWWWLAFLLALGPIALGRVDTVATTVALVGVAFVAARPGIAAAVFTVAAWVKVWPAALVGVLVVLRRGRRVEVVAGALTVTALVVLVDVLFGGAAHLFSFIGEQTGRGLQIESPLATPYLWAAAARVPGAAVFYDQEILTFEVSGAGTEVVAALSTPLMAVVVVVGVVLALLAVRTGAQRVRVAPVLALLFVAALIATNKVGSPQYIGWFAVPVVWGLVAGRASAWRFLPVAGAMLPMAFLTQLVYPAYYDQVLGVQPWILVVLSLRNLLEVAVLVWTIVVLVRMWRDGIEPRASRPAAGAPHADRERGRMGA; the protein is encoded by the coding sequence GTGCGCAGGAACCCGTGGCCGGAGATCGTCGCGTTCGTGGTCGCGTTCGCCGCGGTGCACGCGCTGCTCTGGACCCTGACCCTCGTCGTCCCGAACCAGCCGATCGGCGACGTGACGATCACGTACCGTCGCTGGATCGAGTCCGGGCACGCCTCGCACTTCTGGGTGGGGATCGACGCTGCCTGGGTGTACCCGATCCTGGCGATCGTGCCGATGGCGGCCGCGTCGCTCGGCGGGACCGCGGCGATCGGCACCGGTTGGCTGCTGCTCATGGTGCTGCTGCACGCGGTCGTCTGCGCGGTGCTCTGGCGCTACCGGGCGTTCGGCGTCCGGGTCGTCTGGTGGTGGCTGGCGTTCCTGCTCGCGCTCGGGCCGATCGCCCTCGGACGCGTCGACACCGTCGCCACCACGGTGGCACTGGTCGGCGTCGCGTTCGTCGCGGCCCGTCCGGGGATCGCCGCCGCGGTGTTCACCGTCGCCGCGTGGGTCAAGGTCTGGCCGGCGGCGCTCGTCGGCGTGCTCGTCGTCCTCCGTCGGGGGCGTCGTGTCGAGGTGGTCGCCGGAGCACTCACGGTCACCGCGCTCGTGGTGCTCGTCGACGTGCTGTTCGGCGGCGCCGCGCACCTGTTCTCGTTCATCGGCGAACAGACCGGGCGCGGCCTGCAGATCGAGTCACCGCTCGCGACGCCGTACCTGTGGGCGGCAGCGGCCCGGGTGCCGGGCGCCGCGGTGTTCTACGACCAGGAGATCCTGACCTTCGAGGTGTCCGGCGCCGGGACGGAGGTCGTCGCAGCGCTCTCGACCCCGCTCATGGCGGTCGTCGTCGTGGTGGGCGTCGTCCTCGCCCTGCTCGCCGTCCGCACCGGAGCGCAGCGGGTACGGGTCGCACCGGTCCTCGCGCTGTTGTTCGTCGCGGCGCTCATCGCGACGAACAAGGTCGGGTCGCCGCAGTACATCGGCTGGTTCGCCGTGCCGGTGGTCTGGGGCCTCGTCGCCGGGCGCGCCAGTGCCTGGCGCTTCCTGCCGGTCGCCGGGGCGATGCTGCCGATGGCGTTCCTCACGCAGCTCGTCTACCCGGCGTACTACGACCAGGTGCTCGGCGTGCAGCCGTGGATCCTCGTCGTGCTGTCGCTGCGGAACCTGCTGGAGGTCGCGGTGCTCGTCTGGACGATCGTCGTCCTGGTCCGGATGTGGCGGGACGGGATCGAGCCACGGGCCTCCCGTCCGGCAGCCGGAGCCCCGCACGCGGACCGCGAGCGGGGCAGGATGGGCGCATGA
- a CDS encoding ATP-binding protein yields MELLAQERDRLLRSTTRVVGIVCALVSVVGVATSLAVPVLPLVVGFTCIAVMVGALVAFGWNGSTWWTALTVLSGLGAVAVLATAVAPEDRALIASALVPLAGGGLASLLMAQRGHPVGLGIAASAGVVSVGLMSWASGTVLSLPVSGVLLGWVLVAVIAVWISRSIPRVARRIYTIGTAHRAERQASETEAQRRQGARLLHDTVLATLTLLAHSGVGVSEQAMREQAAEDARLLRHLRLGATPQPQQSGDYSLTRTEESPLGQTLESVKQRFGRMGLEVAWHGTGQVLLPTHVLDAFLLALGECLENVRRHAGVPEAHVTIVHDEAMVRAMVTDSGVGFELDSVSSERLGFKESVVNRLREVGGDARLFSAPGSGTTVVLEAPR; encoded by the coding sequence ATGGAACTCCTCGCGCAGGAACGCGACCGCCTCCTCCGGTCGACGACGCGTGTCGTGGGCATCGTCTGCGCGCTCGTGAGCGTCGTGGGCGTGGCCACGTCGCTCGCCGTACCCGTCCTGCCGCTCGTCGTCGGGTTCACGTGCATCGCCGTCATGGTCGGGGCACTCGTCGCCTTCGGGTGGAACGGGTCGACCTGGTGGACCGCCCTCACGGTGCTGAGCGGCCTCGGCGCCGTCGCGGTCCTCGCCACCGCCGTCGCCCCGGAGGACCGGGCACTCATCGCGAGTGCGCTCGTGCCGCTCGCCGGCGGCGGACTGGCCTCCCTCCTCATGGCGCAACGCGGGCACCCCGTGGGCCTCGGCATCGCGGCCTCCGCCGGCGTCGTCTCCGTCGGCCTGATGTCCTGGGCGAGCGGCACCGTCCTCTCCCTGCCCGTCAGCGGTGTGCTGCTCGGCTGGGTCCTCGTCGCGGTCATCGCCGTGTGGATCAGCCGGAGCATCCCGCGCGTGGCCCGACGCATCTACACGATCGGGACGGCACACCGCGCCGAACGGCAGGCCAGCGAGACCGAGGCGCAGCGTCGGCAAGGAGCACGACTCCTGCACGACACCGTCCTGGCGACCCTGACCCTCCTCGCCCACTCCGGTGTGGGCGTGTCCGAGCAGGCCATGCGCGAGCAAGCCGCCGAGGACGCCCGGCTCCTCCGTCACCTCCGCCTCGGCGCGACGCCGCAGCCGCAGCAGTCCGGCGACTACTCGCTCACCCGCACCGAGGAGTCCCCCCTCGGTCAGACCCTCGAGTCGGTGAAGCAGCGGTTCGGTCGGATGGGACTCGAGGTCGCCTGGCACGGCACCGGGCAGGTCCTCCTGCCGACGCACGTCCTCGACGCGTTCCTGCTCGCGCTCGGCGAGTGCCTCGAGAACGTCCGTCGGCACGCCGGGGTCCCCGAGGCGCACGTCACGATCGTGCACGACGAGGCGATGGTCCGCGCGATGGTCACCGACTCCGGGGTCGGCTTCGAGCTCGACTCCGTCAGCTCCGAACGACTCGGCTTCAAGGAGAGCGTCGTGAACCGCCTGCGCGAGGTCGGCGGCGACGCCCGGCTCTTCTCCGCGCCGGGCTCCGGCACCACGGTCGTGCTGGAGGCACCACGGTGA